ATATACTACGTTAAAACGATATGGAAAAACGACCAAACTGATTCGATATCCAGGCTCCAATCACACGTTGCTCAAAAGCGGAAAACCCTCGCTTCGCGTGGATAGCTTTGAACAGGTCAATGCCTGGTTTAATCAATATCTCAAAGATGGAGAGGGCGGAGCATGAGCCGTGTTCAGTTATCCATTCCTGTAGCTCTGCTAGTCGAAAATGTTCTGACGAGCGGTGAACCGAGCGAATTAATCATTGATCGTTTACAGAGAAAAGAGTTCTCTTCGTTGTTATCCAAGATCAAGGAACCAACGATGGATCTGGTGGAGAGACTGGACACAGCAGCTGAAGTGGGAGACAACTGGGAAGAGGCCATACGCAGCAGGGTTTATGAATTCAAATTTTTGCATATTAACGCCCTGAAAAGACTGCTCTATTTCCGGTTCGATCTCAAGGCAGATCAGGATTATATCCAGGAAGATCTGACACTGAAAGATATTCATTTGACCTTGCAAGAGACCGAGTTGCTGCAATTGTTAGTTGGCAGACAGTGGATTGTGCAAGAAGAACAAGGTAAAGACCAGAGAGACAAGGACAGAGACACATCGTTAAGTATCCCTGTTCATATCCGATTAAAGTACTAGCTAAACACATTTATGGAGCCAAAAGCCGCGATTTTCGCGGTTTTTTTATTTGAAGCAGCTCCTTTTTCTATAAAAAAGTGACTTGACTTTTGCAGACGTTTAAGCAGGTACTTGACATCCGTATGGTATATTATAAAAAGCTCTTTTAATGGTGAACACATGATAATCATACAAGATGGGGTGTACGTGATGTATCAATATAAGGATCAGGAATATGAAGCTGTACATTTTGAGGGACGTGATTTGCGTTATGGAGAACTAATCAGCTGTGTTTTCAAACAGTGTACCTTTATGAACGCTTCGATGGAAGAAATCGAGACAAGCAACTGCCGTTTTATCGAATGTGACTTTAAAGGTGCTTCCATGAATGGCTCCATTCATAGAGAATCGGCGTTTGAAAACTGCTTATTTGGTGGTGCTAATCTATTTGCTTCCAAATTCACCTCCTGCAAGATGACGGGATCGGACTTTTCCGGTGCACAAATGGATGGTATTACACTAAGTCAGGGTGATTGGTCTTATACGAATCTGAGACATACCCGATTGGGCAAACAGGATTTGCGAGGAATTCGTTTCTTTGAAGCCGACTTTACGGACACGGATTTTACCAAAGCGGATCTGAGAGACTGTGATCTCACAAGAGCAGTTTTAAGCAGAGCCAAGCTGCAAGGGGCCGATCTTAGAGGCGCTAATCTGGAAGGAATCGATCTGAAATCATTGGATATTAAAGGCGTACGTTTGGATCGCGAACAAGCTGTTCTGTTTGTACGCTCTTATGGTGCGAAAGTAGATTAAGTTGAACATATACTGCTACAGTTTAGGCCAGTATTATAGAAACTTCAAAACTTTAAAAACGTCATAAACTGTATGAAGCCACCAAAAAGGTGGCTTTTTTGGCATGAATGATTTCCATTTAAAACAAATTTTGAAGGAATAAGAGATATAACCAAGGAATAGTAAACATAAGTTTCAAATAAAAGGAGGCCATTATGACGACTGCATTAATTACTATTGTTGCTGTTATTGGTTTTGGGATTATAACAGGCACAATCACTATGGTTATGATATTTAAACTGCTTCGTAACAATAAACACAAACAGCATTTTCGAAAAAGTATTTTAACGGAGGGAATTCCCGCAGAGGCGGTTATTCATGATATTACACAAACTTCATCCAGTATGGATGGAAGGCCTGGAGTGCGACTGGATTTGACCGTAACCCAAGTTGACGGCCGTACCTTTCCCACGATTGTAGAGACATATATCCCGGTTACACATATTCCCCAATTTCAGAAAGGAAATGTCATTCACGTAAGATACATTGTATACGGAAATGAACGAAAGGTTGAGGTAGAGGATGCCTATGTTCCGTGAATTTGACTGTTGAACGCAGCGTTGGGATAAATACTTCCATTAAAATGATTCAGGTTCTACATTGACTAGAAGTATGAACTGGTTTAGAATTAATTTATCTTGATAATCTAGATACTTTATTTTCGAGATAAATTGATAGAAGAATCGAGGCAGTTCATATGAAAATTAATCACTTAAACTTAACGGTAACTGACGTTATTGAGGTTCAACATTTTCTCGAAACATATTTTGGATTAACCTGTTACGTCAATGCAGGTAAAGCATTTGCGGCTATGACCGACGACGATGGATTTTTATTAAACTTAATGTATGGCAAGGATATCAAATATCCAGAAACTTTCCATGTAGGGTTCCCACAAGACAGTAAGGAAGAGGTGGATAACTTGAACCAACGTCTCAAGAACGATGGAATTCAGGTAGAAAGCCCGGCTATTGTTCATGGTTCCTACACCTTTTATCTTCAGGCGCCAGGTGGAATCACACTTGAAGCATACTGTCTCATTGAAGGGGAAGATCCAACCAAAGGACCTCGTCCATCATTTGGAAAACTATAAATTAAATCCACTGAAGCCACGAAATTTCGTGGCTTTTTTTGTATTCTACGATAATCTGATTATAAAATGAATTTGTTGAAAAATGACAAAGTGATAAATTTTATTTATCGAAATGAAATTGAATTTCATTCATGAAAGTTTCATGAGTTCGTTTACATACCATAGAAAATATTTTATAATTGTCATCGGAAGAACCATAACTAACCAAAAGTTATTAAGTGTTAAAAATACATTAAAAAGACGTAACGTCAAGAGACATCATGAAAGAAGGCAATTAGTAAATGAACTCATTTTTTGTGGATTCCAATGGAAACTTAAAAACCTCTTTGAAAGGTAAGGATGTTCTGTCCAATCCCATGTTGAACAAGGGTACTGCCTTTAACGAAGAAGAAAGAAGAGAGCTCAACCTGAATGGCATCTTGCCACCGATGGTTTTAAATATTGAAGAACAAGTGAGTCGAGTATATCAGCAATTGCAGAATGAATCGGATAATTTGCGGAAAAGCATCATGCTTAGTGATTTGTTCAACCGAAATATTGTACTATTCTACCGTCTAATGAAGGATCACCTTAGTGAAATGCTGCCGATTGTGTATACACCTACGGTCGGACAAGCCATCCAGGAATACAGCCATCAGTACCACAGACCGGGTGGTTTATATTTATCCATTAATGATATGGATGGACTGGAAGAAGCTTTCCGCAACAGTGGATTACATGCTGGAGATGTGGATTTGATTGTGGTGACCGACTCGGAAAGTATTCTGGGCATCGGAGACTGGGGCGTTGGCGGCATTAAAATTGCCATTGGTAAACTTGCGGTATACACAGCAGCCGTAGGCGTTGACCCAAGCCGCGTATTGCCTGTTGTGCTGGACGTTGGAACCAATAATCCCAAATTACTGAATGATCCATTGTATGTGGGCAACCGTCATGAACGGATTCGCGGGGAAAAATATGAACAATTTATCGAAGCCTTTGTGAAAGAAACAACAAAGTGGTTCCCGGATATCTTGCTTCATTGGGAAGACCTGGGCAGCGTGAATGCCAGAAATATTATACAGAAATATGGGGAAGAACTGCTTACGTTTAATGATGATATTCAGGGAACGGGTGCGGTTACACTTGCGGCGATTATGTCCGGAGTTCAAGTGACGGGTGTGCCACTTCGTGAGCATCGTATCCTTGTATTTGGACCAGGGGCCGCTGGTATTGGTAACGCGGATCAGATTCTTGACGCCATGATGGAAGAAGGGCTTAAGAGGGAGGAAGCGGAGAACCGGTTCTGGGCTTTCGATTACCGTGGAATCCTTACCGATGAGACGGAAGGCCTATTTGAATTCCAGAAACCATATGTGCGTAAAGCTGCGGAAGTGGAAGATTGGGCATTGAATGAGCAAGGGCAGGTCAGCTTGCTGGAAGCTGTGAAACAGATCAAACCAACGATTCTGATCGGCACTTCTGGTGTGACAGGTGCCTTTAATGAACAAGTTATCAAAGAAATGGCGAAGCATGTGGAACGTCCAATCATTATGCCAATGTCCAACCCGACCTCACTTGCCGAAGCAGCACCAAGAAGTCTGATTGAATGGACGGATGGCAAAGCATTGATTGCAACAGGCAGTCCATTTGAATCTGTCATGTTTAATGACACTTTATATGAAATTGGTCAATCGAATAATGCTTTTGTGTTCCCTGGTTTGGGTCTGGGAGCGATTGTTGCAAAAGCATCTAAATTCACTAAAAACATGTTCACCGCAGCTGCAGTGGCCGTAGCTAATTCGGTAGATTCCTCTGCACCAGGTGCTCCACTTCTGCCCAGAGTGAAAGAACTACATGCTG
This window of the Paenibacillus marchantiae genome carries:
- a CDS encoding VOC family protein, which translates into the protein MKINHLNLTVTDVIEVQHFLETYFGLTCYVNAGKAFAAMTDDDGFLLNLMYGKDIKYPETFHVGFPQDSKEEVDNLNQRLKNDGIQVESPAIVHGSYTFYLQAPGGITLEAYCLIEGEDPTKGPRPSFGKL
- a CDS encoding NAD-dependent malic enzyme codes for the protein MNSFFVDSNGNLKTSLKGKDVLSNPMLNKGTAFNEEERRELNLNGILPPMVLNIEEQVSRVYQQLQNESDNLRKSIMLSDLFNRNIVLFYRLMKDHLSEMLPIVYTPTVGQAIQEYSHQYHRPGGLYLSINDMDGLEEAFRNSGLHAGDVDLIVVTDSESILGIGDWGVGGIKIAIGKLAVYTAAVGVDPSRVLPVVLDVGTNNPKLLNDPLYVGNRHERIRGEKYEQFIEAFVKETTKWFPDILLHWEDLGSVNARNIIQKYGEELLTFNDDIQGTGAVTLAAIMSGVQVTGVPLREHRILVFGPGAAGIGNADQILDAMMEEGLKREEAENRFWAFDYRGILTDETEGLFEFQKPYVRKAAEVEDWALNEQGQVSLLEAVKQIKPTILIGTSGVTGAFNEQVIKEMAKHVERPIIMPMSNPTSLAEAAPRSLIEWTDGKALIATGSPFESVMFNDTLYEIGQSNNAFVFPGLGLGAIVAKASKFTKNMFTAAAVAVANSVDSSAPGAPLLPRVKELHAVSYKVAVAVAKAAVEDGVARVELKDVEEAVKAAMWHPVYKPLYAAV
- a CDS encoding pentapeptide repeat-containing protein, which codes for MYQYKDQEYEAVHFEGRDLRYGELISCVFKQCTFMNASMEEIETSNCRFIECDFKGASMNGSIHRESAFENCLFGGANLFASKFTSCKMTGSDFSGAQMDGITLSQGDWSYTNLRHTRLGKQDLRGIRFFEADFTDTDFTKADLRDCDLTRAVLSRAKLQGADLRGANLEGIDLKSLDIKGVRLDREQAVLFVRSYGAKVD